Part of the Chloracidobacterium thermophilum B genome is shown below.
GTCACCTTCATCGGCAATCACGACGTGCCGCGCATTATGCGCGCCTGTGGCGGCGACTGGCGGCGCGTCAAGCTGGCGCTGGCCTTGCTCATGACACTGCGCGGCATCCCCCAGCTCTACGCCGGGGATGAAATCGGGATGGATGGTGGCGAAGACCCTGACAACCGGCGTGATTTTCCCGGCGGCTTTGGCGATACGCCGAATGCCTTTACCCCGGCCGGGCGGGCGCCCGACCAACAGCGATTGTGGGAAGAAACCCAGCAATTGCTGGCGCTCCGTCGCCGCCACCGGGCGCTGCGGCATGGCCGGCATCGCGATCTGGTTGTGGAAGGCCGGCAGTGGGCCTTTGTGCGCGAAGACGGCAAGGAAAAGTTGCTCGTCGTCGTCAACGGCAACGGAAACCGGGTGGAAGTGCCGATACCTGCGGCCTCCATTTGTGACGGCGCACCCAACCGGCCGTGCACGGTGAATCCGGTACACAGTTCATTTCCCGTCAACGACAGAAAAATGCAGGCGCGGGAAACCCTGCGTGTGCCGGTGGAAGCCTTTGGCTACCGGGTGTTTCGTGTTCGATAAGCGTGTTTTCCACAAGGAGTCACCATGATGAAACTGGTAAGCATCGTGCTTGCCGTGGCGCTGGTCTGTCCGGGGCTGTTTTCCCTGTCGCCATCGGGAGACGCAACAAGAGAGGCTCCGGGCCGGCCCGGCGTCAAGTCCACGTGGACTTCCGGCGGCAAGCTGGGCGTGGGCACGGCCGTCAGTCGGCGATCACGGGTGTGGTTCACCCTGGGCGCAACGGGCCTGACGGAGGTCTATTACCCGACGGTGGATATGCCCAACCTGCGGGCGCTGGATTTTGTCATCGTCGGCAACGGGTACGTTGGGTGTGCGTCCCGCGATGCCTTGGAGCGGGAGACGCGCCGGACCCGCGACGATGCCCTGTCCTTTGCCCAGACCATGAGCGACGGCAAGCGGTGGCGCATCACACAGCGTTATGCCTGTGACCCCAACCGCGATGCGCTGCTCATCGAAGTCGAAGTCACGGCGCTGGACGGCGGCAACTACGAGGTCTTTGCCCTGCTTGACCCGGCCGTGGCCAACAGTGGCCTGGGAGATACGGGCGAACACCGCGGCCGGACGCTCGTCGCTTCCGACCGCGATGCCACAACCAACCAGACCATTGCCATGGCGTTCGCCGCACAGCCGGCCTTTGAGGTGGTGTCGAGTGGCTTTGCCGGGGTCAGCGACGGCTGGACCGATCTGGCTGCCGACGGACGGCTGGACGGACGTGAACAGCGCGCCGTGGATGGCAACGTCGTGCAGATTGGAAAGTTGTCTGCACCCCGGACGACTTTGGCACTGGCCTTTGCCGACCGCCCGGAAGCGGCGGCCGATGTTGCCGCAGCAGCGCTGGCCGAGGGCTTTGCCGCCATTGCCGGGCGTTACGAAGCCGAATGGCAGGCCTTTACGGCGCGGTTGCCACGGGTGGCTGCCGAATACCGCGCCCAGTTTGCCGTGGCCGCCATGACCCTGCTGGCCCACGAGGACAAAACCTACCCTGGCGCGGGCGTCGCCAGCCTGAGCATTCCCTGGGGGGAAGCCGCTGATGCCGACCGCCCGACCTCCGGTGGCTATCATCTTGTCTGGTCGCGTGACCTCTACCACGTCGCCACCGCCTGGCTGGCCCTTGGCGACCG
Proteins encoded:
- a CDS encoding glycoside hydrolase family 15 protein; the encoded protein is MMKLVSIVLAVALVCPGLFSLSPSGDATREAPGRPGVKSTWTSGGKLGVGTAVSRRSRVWFTLGATGLTEVYYPTVDMPNLRALDFVIVGNGYVGCASRDALERETRRTRDDALSFAQTMSDGKRWRITQRYACDPNRDALLIEVEVTALDGGNYEVFALLDPAVANSGLGDTGEHRGRTLVASDRDATTNQTIAMAFAAQPAFEVVSSGFAGVSDGWTDLAADGRLDGREQRAVDGNVVQIGKLSAPRTTLALAFADRPEAAADVAAAALAEGFAAIAGRYEAEWQAFTARLPRVAAEYRAQFAVAAMTLLAHEDKTYPGAGVASLSIPWGEAADADRPTSGGYHLVWSRDLYHVATAWLALGDRAAAGRALDYLFKVQQNADGSFPQNSWLDGRPYWPSVQLDEVAYPIILAWQLERFDRETYTQHVRPAAEYILRHGPYTPQERWEEEEGYSPSTIAAEIAGLICAADIARRLGRAEDAERYERTADRWAEGVQQWCYTTTGPWDEGEAERGYYLRINNNRDPNDGFKLDINNGGGQHDERAIVDAGFLELVRLGIVPPDDPKILRSLRMVDRVIRVETPMGPGWRRYNYDGYGERADGSGWQDKGIGRIWPLLTGERGEYVIASGGDANPYAKTMLAFAGPTGMIPEQVWDQAYPPDTRYRIGQGTGSATPLAWSMAQFVRLVMCIEARRVVEQPAVVFQRYAGKQRPR